A part of Oncorhynchus gorbuscha isolate QuinsamMale2020 ecotype Even-year linkage group LG09, OgorEven_v1.0, whole genome shotgun sequence genomic DNA contains:
- the LOC124042678 gene encoding CD164 sialomucin-like 2 protein, whose translation MRRLELKALCAALLVFAVVSATSCQSDSSDCAQAESCDLCVGDSTLNLTGCVWRVCVNGNDSGCVSDQDDYQNCNVTSDPDMCTVIEIEAEGKGDSDGPPADPSEFSQASFDLSSFIGGIILVLCIQAGGFFTMRFLKKDATYDPIEQPA comes from the exons ATGCGACGGTTAGAGCTAAAGGCCCTCTGTGCAGCATTGCTGGTCTTTGCAGTGGTGAGCGCCACTTCCTGTCAGTCGGACTCTTCAG ACTGCGCCCAGGCTGAGTCATGTGACCTGTGTGTTGGAGACTCCACCCTCAACCTGACTGGCTGTGTCTGGAGGGTCTGCGTGAACG GCAATGATAGTGGGTGTGTGTCCGATCAGGATGATTATCAGAACTGTAATGTGACAAGTGACCCAGACATGTGTACag TCATAGAGATCGAGGCAGAAGGTAAAGGGGACTCAG ATGGGCCTCCTGCAGATCCGTCAGAGTTCTCTCAGGCCAGCTTTGACCTGTCCAGTTTCATTGGAGGCATCATCCTGGTGTTGTGTATCCAGGCCGGGGGCTTCTTCACCATGCGCTTCCTCAAGAAAGATGCCACCTACGACCCTAT AGAGCAGCCagcctag